One Cryptomeria japonica chromosome 9, Sugi_1.0, whole genome shotgun sequence genomic window carries:
- the LOC131858578 gene encoding glutathione S-transferase U16-like → MTLSMDRLKEDREDIKLLTSWFSPYGMRAMIGLEEKGINYEYVEQNLRNKSPMLLQMNPLHKEVPVVISESLIILQYIDHAWNSPHTAFLPSHPYDRAIALFWTDFADKKSQGLEDIHSAITV, encoded by the exons ATGAC CTTAAGCATGGATAGGTtgaaagaagatagagaagatatTAAGCTTCTAACATCTTGGTTTAGCCCCTATGGCATGAGAGCTATGATTGGGCTTGAAGAAAAAGGCATCAATTATGAGTATGTGGAGCAAAACCTGAGGAACAAGAGTCCCATGTTGCTGCAAATGAATCCTTTACACAAGGAGGTACCTGTTGTTATTTCAGAATCTCTCATCATTCTCCAATACATAGACCACGCTTGGAATTCTCCTCACACTGCTTTTCTTCCCTCTCATCCATATGACCGAGCTATTGCACTCTTCTGGACAGATTTTGCAGACAAAAAG AGTCAAGGATTGGAAGACATTCATTCTGCCATAACAGTTTAA
- the LOC131066703 gene encoding glutathione S-transferase U16-like: protein MDSLKEDREDVKLLTSWVSPYGTRAMIGLEQKGISYEYVEENLRNKSPLLLQMNPIHKLVPVLIHNGKPLPESLIILQYIDHAWNSPHAAFLPSHPYDRSIALFWADFADKKWKILEHQSVCFVILMEA from the exons ATGGATAGCTtgaaagaagatagagaagatGTTAAGCTTCTAACATCTTGGGTCAGCCCCTATGGCACGCGAGCTATGATTGGGCTTGAACAAAAGGGTATCAGCTATGAATATGTGGAGGAAAACTTGCGGAACAAGAGTCCCCTGTTGCTGCAAATGAATCCTATACACAAGTTGGTACCTGTTCTCATCCATAATGGCAAGCCTCTTCCTGAATCTCTGATTATTCTCCAATACATAGACCACGCTTGGAATTCTCCTCACGCCGCCTTTCTTCCCTCTCATCCGTATGACCGATCTATTGCTCTCTTCTGGGCAGATTTTGCAGACAAAAAG TGGAAGATTTTAGAGCATCAATCAGTTTGTTTTGTTATTCTTATGGAAGCATAA